The Chloroflexota bacterium region CATCCTCAAGGCCGACGTGCAGGGGTCGCTGGAGCCCATTGAGTCGTCCCTTCAGAAACTCGGCAGCGAAGACCTGAAAGTGAAGATTCTGCACAGCGCCATCGGGAACATCGGCGAGTCGGACGTGATGCTGGCGTCGGCCTCGTCGGCCATCGTCATCGGGTTCAACGTGTCGGTGGATGCGGCGGCCCGCGCCCTGGCCGAGCAGGAAGGGGTGGACATCCGCCTGTACAACGTCATCTACCAACTGGTGGAGGACGTGGAGAAGGCCCTGACGGGCATGTTGGAGCCGACGTACCAGCAGGTGGTTACGGGCCACGCCGAGGTGCGCGCCGTGTTCTCCATCTCCAAGCGGGGCAAGGTGGCTGGCTGCTACATGACCGATGGCCAGGTTACGCGGGCTTCCTCGGTGCGGGTGATCCGCGGCGGGCAGGTCCTGTTTGACGGGCGCATCGCCTCGCTCAAGCGGTTCACCGAGGACGTGAAGGAAGTCAGCGCGGGATACGAATTCGGCATCGGGCTTGAGAAGTACGAGGACTTCCAGGTGGGCGACGTGCTGGAGTTCTACAAGCAGGAGCGGGTATAGCGCCTGGCCGCTCCAAAGAGGTGAGACATGACATCATCCAGACGACAACGGCGCGTTGCCGAGTTGATCAAAGAGGAGATGGGCGACCTGCTGGGCCGCCGCGCCCACGACCCGCGGCTGCACTGGGTTACCGTTACCGACGTGCAGGTTACGCCAGACCTGGCCATTGCGCGCGTGTACTACGCCGTCATCGGCGAGGAGGCGGAGCGGGAGCAAGCCCGCGAGGGCCTGGAACACGCGCGCGGCTACCTGCGGCGCGAGTTGGCGGCCAGGCTCCAGTTGCGCATCGTGCCGCAACTGGAGTTCTTCCACGATGAGGCGCTGGAATACGGCAGGCACATAGACGCCATCCTGGATCGCATTCACGGGGAAGACGCGGACGATGCCGACGCCTGAACAGATGATTCTCGCAGCAGACCGCATTCTGGTCCTGTGCCACACCTCGCCCGACGGCGACGCCATCGGGGCGCTCCT contains the following coding sequences:
- the rbfA gene encoding 30S ribosome-binding factor RbfA, with product MTSSRRQRRVAELIKEEMGDLLGRRAHDPRLHWVTVTDVQVTPDLAIARVYYAVIGEEAEREQAREGLEHARGYLRRELAARLQLRIVPQLEFFHDEALEYGRHIDAILDRIHGEDADDADA